The following coding sequences lie in one Seriola aureovittata isolate HTS-2021-v1 ecotype China chromosome 5, ASM2101889v1, whole genome shotgun sequence genomic window:
- the LOC130169141 gene encoding zinc finger MIZ domain-containing protein 2-like produces MNPLNQMKAGLANNPHSEGSYPYDPSSWQQPTNQPTGSLSVVTTVWGVTNPSASQGLGGGVMGPGANPGGGPMMQGPGGPGMAGGPGGYMGQQGYGEPSKGYMNQGMYGRTPGGYAGGPGGYTGSYPSNPGGSRGSADFTQAAAAAVAAAAATATATATATVAAIQEKQNQEMNYGQMGGPAYNNQFMAHSSPRGPPGMAPGGMGPGPGPTRGPPSMGPMYGPGGGPQRVPQHPNYGPGPQQGHLRPPQGLKRPYNSESFPGMSQQYGVPVGSSVNVMSGPGGAGGSMAGSGGGGHAGPGPYSGPNMQYHPGPGGPGPAPQRSGSSPSYQSHKMPLPQYPPSGPPNSQYYKQDQFNGQGAGGLNALTSGGGVYSSFNQPSGPGRGLPGYPSSPVPGNPTPPITPSSSMAPPYMSPGNSDVKPTPSSFLPDIKPNMASLPPPPPTGNPSDDLRLTFPVRDGVVLEPFRLEHNLAVSNHVFQLRDSVYKTLIMRPDLELQFKCYHHEDRQMNTNWPASVQVSVNATPLTIERGDNKTSHKPLYLKQVCQPGRNTIQITVTACCCSHLFVLQLVHRPSVRSVLQGLMKKRLLPAEHCVTKIKRNFSSGSIPGTPGLNGEDGVEQTAIRVSLKCPITFRRIQLPARGHDCRHIQCFDLESYLQLNCERGTWRCPVCNKTALLEGLEVDQYMLGILIYVQNSEYEEITIDPVCSWKPVPVKPDLHVKEESDGPVLKRCRTLSPSHMVLPSVMEMIASLGPAPSSSTSVASSSSPMPYPSLPTGGSNNSSNTPDYPGPAPSYPGQSSSFSDFSGPGTPGVGGDFSSPGPPPLSYQSELSSALLTPDKPPPHPLAGQISVSGRMDSTSHGAPLSQQQSQGLHGNSQLGGGNQMMQRSNQNPRLQGDGSFGLGGSAEVPEPSLDLLPELTNPDELLSYLGPPDLPSNNNDDLLSLFENN; encoded by the exons ATGAACCCTCTGAACCAGATGAAGGCTGGACTGGCCAACAAcccacacag tgaggGCTCGTACCCCTATGACCCCTCCAGCTGGCAGCAGCCCACCAATCAGCCCACAGGATCCCTCTCCGTGGTAACCACCGTCTGGGGAGTGACCAATCCCTCGGCCAGCCAG ggTCTGGGTGGAGGGGTGATGGGGCCCGGGGCCAACCCAGGAGGGGGGCCGATGATGCAGGGCCCCGGAGGTCCAGGCATGGCCGGTGGGCCCGGCGGCTACATGGGTCAGCAGGGCTACGGAGAGCCCAGCAAGGGCTACATGAACCAGGGCATGTACGGCCGGACGCCCGGCGGCTACGCTGGAGGACCGGGGGGGTACACAGGGAG ttacCCGTCTAACCCTGGCGGCTCCAGAGGTTCTGCTGACTTCACTCAGGCTGCCGCCGCAGccgtcgctgctgctgctgccacggCAACCGCTACCGCCACGGCAACCGTCGCAGCCATCCAGGAGAAACAAAACCAGGAGATGAACTACGGACAG ATGGGGGGTCCAGCATACAACAACCAGTTCATGGCCCACTCCAGCCCCCGCGGCCCCCCCGGCATGGCTCCTGGAGGTATGGGCCCCGGTCCAGGCCCCACCAGGGGTCCCCCCTCAATGGGCCCCATGTATGGACCTGGAGGGGGCCCACAGAGGGTCCCTCAGCACCCAAACTATGGTCCTGGACCACAGCAGGGCCACCTGAGGCCCCCGCAGGGCCTCAAACGGCCCTACAACTCTGAG TCTTTCCCAGGAATGTCTCAGCAGTACGGCGTTCCCGTCGGCTCCAGTGTCAACGTGATGTCGGGCCCCGGTGGCGCCGGTGGCTCGATGGCGGGTTCAGGTGGAGGCGGTCACGCCGGGCCGGGTCCGTACTCTGGACCCAACATGCAGTACCACCCAG gtccTGGTGGTCCAGGCCCCGCCCCCCAGCGCTCGGGCTCCTCCCCCTCCTATCAGAGCCATAAAATGCCCCTCCCACAGTACCCCCCCTCTGGCCCCCCCAACTCACAGTACTACAAG CAGGACCAGTTTAACGGTCAGGGCGCTGGAGGTCTAAACGCTCTGACATCAGGCGGCGGCGTCTACAGCTCCTTCAACCAGCCGTCTGGG cctggTCGAGGGTTGCCAGGTTACCCTTCCTCTCCGGTGCCCGGTAATCCGACCCCTCCCATCACCCCGAGCAGCTCCATGGCCCCGCCCTACATGTCGCCTGGAAACAGTGACGTCAAGCCAACGccctcttccttcctgcctGACATCAAACCCAACATGGCCAGCCTGCCGCCGCCCCCTcccacag GTAACCCCAGCGACGACCTGCGGTTGACCTTCCCGGTTCGTGACGGTGTGGTCCTAGAGCCCTTCAGGTTGGAGCACAACCTGGCCGTCAGCAACCACGTCTTCCAGCTGCGAGACTCCGTCTACAAGACGCTCATCATGAG ACCGGACCTGGAGCTCCAGTTTAAGTGTTACCACCACGAGGACCGACAGATGAACACCAACTGGCCCGCCTCCGTCCAG GTGAGTGTGAACGCGACTCCTCTCACCATCGAGCGAGGCGACAACAAAACTTCCCATAAGCCTTTGTACCTGAAGCAGGTGTGTCAGCCTGGCAGGAACACCATCCAGATCACCGTCACCGCCTGCTGCTGC tctcACCTGTTCGTCCTGCAGCTGGTGCATCGTCCGTCGGTTCGCTCGGTGCTGCAGGGTCTGATGAAGAAGAGGCTGCTTCCTGCAGAGCACTGTGTCACCAAGA TCAAAAGGAACTTCAGCAGCGGTTCGATTCCCGGGACCCCCGGGTTAAACGGAGAGGACGGCGTGGAGCAGACAGCCATCAGAGTCTCGTTAAAATGTCCGATCACTTTCCGCCGCATCCAGCTGCCCGCCAGAGGTCACGACTGCAGACACATACAG TGTTTTGATCTGGAGTCGTATTTGCAGCTCAACTGTGAGAGAGGAACCTGGAGATGCCCCGTGTGCAA taaaaCCGCTCTGTTAGAAGGTCTGGAGGTGGATCAGTACATGCTGGGAATCCTCATCTATGTTCAAAA TTCGGAGTACGAGGAGATCACCATCGACCCGGTGTGCAGCTGGAAGCCGGTCCCTGTGAAGCCGGACCTCCATGTGAAGGAGGAGTCAGACGGTCCGGTGCTAAAGCGCTGCAGGACGCTCAGCCCCAGTCACATGGTCCTGCCTAGCGTCATGGAGATGATCGCGTCGCTCggccccgccccctcctcctccacctccgtggcctcctcctcctccccgaTGCCCTACCCCTCCCTACCCACAGGGGGCAgcaataacagcagcaacacacctGACTACCCCGGACCAG ctCCGTCCTATCCTGGTCAGTCCAGCAGCTTCTCAGACTTCAGCGGTCCTGGGACTCCGGGGGTTGGGGGGGACTTCTCCTCCCCCggccccccccctctctcctacCAGTCCGAGCTCTCCAGCGCCCTCCTCACCCCCGACAaaccccccccacacccacTGGCAGGACAG ATATCAGTCTCGGGCCGTATGGACTCCACTTCCCATGGTGCTCCTCTATCCCAGCAGCAGTCGCAGGGTCTCCACGGCAACTCCCAACTGGGAGGCGGCAACCAGATGATGCAGCGTAGCAACCAGAATCCCCGTCTCCAAGGCGACGGCTCCTTCGGGCTCGGGGGGTCTGCAGAGGTTCCAGAACCTTCTCTGGAC CTGCTTCCTGAGCTGACCAACCCGGACGAGCTGCTGTCCTACCTCGGCCCTCCGGACCTCCCGAGCAACAACAACGACGACCTGCTGTCCCTGTTTGAGaacaactga